A genomic region of Venturia canescens isolate UGA chromosome 9, ASM1945775v1, whole genome shotgun sequence contains the following coding sequences:
- the LOC122416606 gene encoding uncharacterized protein codes for MYLHLASSTRSILYLLGKRAEMASTSMLLCALVVLLVGSEAAAIAISECPKNLPHVETIQIPHEDDCTKFYSCLGDMKILRDCPLMDNEGNRLFFNAELHLCDYPSHANCDLPLPARGA; via the exons ATGTATTTGCATTTGGCTAGTTCAACTCGATCCATTTTGTATCTGCTGGGAAAACGCGCTGAAATGGCTT CGACGAGTATGCTACTTTGTGCTTTGGTCGTACTGCTCGTAGGATCCGAGGCAGCTGCCATCGCCATCTCAGAATGTCCGAAAAACTTGCCACATGTCGAAACCATACAAATCCCACACGAGGACGATTGTACGAAATTTTACTCGTGTCTGGGCGACATGAAAATACTGCGTGACTGTCCTCTCATGGATAATGAAGGTAACAGGCTCTTTTTCAACGCAGAACTTCATTTGTGTGATTATCCATCGCATGCGAACTGCGATTTGCCTTTGCCTGCAAGGGGGGCTTGA
- the LOC122416470 gene encoding transmembrane protein 209, with protein MGDFHSPMRCISPNARILTPKPQVQQTLDLRQTQTKARNSITWFFVNGSLLGIIIFDIIYGGLAYKPFLWVEWCLALIFGLNALYHIVRYSLATLSLQPIILTPCQRRLLGVNDDDPLFQNGTPCAPKQAEPTTPINLTSMNLSRRTNVLGSPGINENSSSPFCKYSDTPSPRNLNLSPNNSYQNRSSNSLMNGSLIGEGLIQDEAELQSYLKEIVERDRKSTHSTNIDQPSNLLSSFWSHPATRSPTEVSPMLKRCVYQLAPTIDKTKSTSPGAEEGNSTRGYFGTPDVWRKYRIDSNKVNQWTANLRMWISKTVVERVALEIDNVCTLLTRHGLSDSQPGHVGLERLRKLAQSQSLVVGIPTLPTLVSFLEVSNNQDYLVKRIKVLAKGGSMSEFKWNSGGTHNGKEWDSSLPTDTAIIMHLVSSYMDTQLEAPLDQPDARTFTSRYMAKTGHELPRNKGPIIVCQSSNPPHYCLALTGDSLPADYEEIPRGRNNMFHTLLLFLHIVKTRDHGMLGRVNLGMSGVNVLWVIDG; from the exons ATGGGTGACTTTCATTCACCCATGCGATGTATTTCTCCAAACGCAAG GATTTTAACTCCAAAACCCCAAGTTCAACAAACGTTAGACCTTCGGCAAACTCAGACGAAGGCACGAAATAGTATTACGTGGTTTTTTGTTAATGGCAGTCTCCTGGGCATCATAATATTCGATAT AATTTATGGAGGTTTGGCATACAAAccttttttatgggtggaatggTGCTTAGCATTGATATTTGGCTTGAACGCACTTTACCACATTGTGAGATATTCGCTGGCTACATTGAGTCTCCAACCAATAATTCTGACTCCTTGCCAAAGACGTTTACTGGGTGTTAATGATGACGATCCGTTGTTTCAAAATGGTACTCCTTGTGCACCTAAACAGGCAGAACCTACAACACCTATCAATTTAACTTCTATGAATCTTAGCAGAAGAACAAACGTTCTAGGATCACCAggaattaacgaaaata GTTCGAGTCCTTTCTGTAAATACAGTGATACACCATCGCCTCGGAACTTGAATCTATCACCAAACAATTCTTATCAGAATCGTTCGTCAAACTCTTTAATGAATGGCAGCTTGATAGGCGAAGGTTTGATACAAGATGAAGCAGAGTTGCAATCTTATCTGAAAGAAATTGTTGAACGTGACCGGAAGTCAACTCATTCAACCAACATCGATCAACCTTCAAATTTGTTAAGCTCGTTTTGGTCACATCCTGCCACAAGAAGTCCTACTGAAGTCTCACCAATGTTGAAAAGATGCGTTTATCAGTTGGCACCGACTATCG ATAAAACAAAATCAACCAGTCCAGGAGCGGAAGAAGGCAATTCCACAAGAGGATATTTCGGTACTCCCGATGTTTGGCGAAAGTACAGAATCGATTCGAATAAAGTGAATCAATGGACAGCGAATCTTCgtatg TGGATCAGTAAAACCGTGGTCGAAAGGGTAGCTTTGGAAATTGACAACGTTTGCACTTTATTGACGCGTCATGGATTAAGCGATTCCCAGCCAGGGCACGTGGGATTAGAAAGGTTGCGAAAATTGGCACAATCGCAGTCTCTCGTTGTCGGAATTCCAACACTACCGACTCTTGTATCGTTTCTCGAAGTGTCCAACAACCAGGATTATCTTGTCAAAAGGATAAAAGTATTGGCAAAAGGTGGCTCGATGAGCGAATTCAAATGGAATAGCGGTGGTACTCACAATGGAAAAGAATGGGACAGCAGTTTGCCAACCGATACAGCC ATAATAATGCATTTGGTATCGTCTTATATGGACACCCAATTGGAAGCACCTCTTGATCAACCAGACGCAAGAACATTTACGTCACGATACATGGCGAAAACGGGTCATGAACTGCCACGGAACAAAGGACCAATAATCGTGTGTCAATCAAGCAACCCGCCTCACTATTGCTTGGCTTTGACCGGTGATTCGTTACCTGCTGACTACGAAGAAATTCCACGA GGGCGAAACAACATGTTTCACACACTCCTACTTTTTCTTCACATCGTGAAAACTCGGGACCATGGAATGCTAGGGCGCGTTAATTTAGGGATGTCCGGCGTCAACGTTCTCTGGGTCATCGATGGTTGA
- the LOC122416472 gene encoding LIM and SH3 domain protein F42H10.3, translating into MSKTCARCEKTVYPIEELKCLDKIWHKQCFKCQGCGMTLNMRTYKGFNKQPFCEAHIPKAKATTMAETPELKRIAENTKIQSNVKYHAEFEKAKGKFTQVADDPETLRIKQNSKIISNVAYHGELQKKAIMEQKRTMTGENGEQIEYVEYTDGTIAPTATSVNANLVPARTASPLPVTTPAAIQRAPGRIADYDPLTEARPSPYSARQAATTVIYTSDKGAVTNPPTRKIGSVADIDPVNEYYGSLTPATNNNHVPQHQPPPPPANNLRVYRAMYDYEAQDSDEVSFCDGDLIVNCTAIDEGWMTGLVQRTGRHGMLPANYVEPAQI; encoded by the exons ATGAGTAAAACTTGTGCACGTTGTGAAAAAACGGTTTATCCGATCGAGGAACTCAAATGCCTCGACAAG ATCTGGCACAAACAGTGTTTCAAGTGTCAGGGATGCGGTATGACACTCAACATGAGGACTTATAAAGGTTTCAACAAACAACCCTTCTGCGAGGC GCACATACCAAAGGCAAAGGCAACGACAATGGCTGAGACACCGGAACTCAAGCGCATTGCCGAAAACACGAAGATCCAGTCTAACGTTAAGTATCACGCCGAATTCGAGAAGGCGAAGGGTAAATTCACTCAAGTTGCTGACGATCCCGAAACACTTAGGATCAAGCAAAACAGCAAGATTATATCGAACGTAGCTTATCACGGTGAGCTGCAGAAAAAAGCGATAATGGAACAGAAAAGAACGATGACAGGAGAAAACGGCGAACAGATCG AGTACGTAGAGTACACGGACGGTACGATTGCACCGACGGCTACGAGTGTAAACGCGAATCTCGTCCCAGCGAGAACGGCGAGTCCGTTGCCGGTGACGACACCGGCAGCGATACAGAGAGCACCCGGTAGAATCGCTGATTACGATCCCCTTACCGAGGCAAGACCGAGTCCTTATTCCGCTAGGCAGGCGGCCACGACCGTTATTTACACGAGTGACAAGGGTGCAG TGACGAATCCACCCACGAGAAAGATCGGATCAGTTGCCGACATAGATCCGGTTAACGAGTATTACGGCTCGTTGACACCTGCCACGAACAACAATCACGTACCTCAGCATCAACCGCCTCCACCACCAGCGAATAATCTG CGAGTGTATCGGGCGATGTACGATTACGAGGCTCAGGACTCTGACGAAGTGAGCTTTTGTGATGGCGATCTTATCGTAAATTGTACAGCGATTGACGAGGGTTGGATGACGGGTCTGGTACAACGCACAGGACGTCACGGAATGTTACCAGCGAATTACGTCGAGCCTGCTCAGATCTAA
- the LOC122416607 gene encoding odorant receptor 46a-like — protein MLLIHSWSFNMLQLWGLSRPRHWVSGWKKHSYNMLTIISIFCVWAFTLTGFMQIIMSPSFEEAAENSFVALTMFGVSCKMANWILRSDDISSVVDILNNDVCRPQGNEELAIQMKFDKLSRNNTMFFGGLTEGAVIAVTIGSFLENVSQRTLPFPAWLPFDYTSKWGFWIAFLHQIVAHGIGATIGGIHDALFHGLMIQVCAKLNILKYRLRSIPQMIEHKKSRESIAISEREEIRTCVRQHQEIHKFVKRSNEVFSIVMFIQFSVSAFVICMSTYMLSKMTMHSAGFTFLIVYVSCMIVQIFLLCWYGNEVITESMDVSNAIYDMDWNSLGSSTKKDLRLMMTRTNYRLQYTSGHVIVLSLDSYNRLMKLTYSMYNLLQQTSS, from the exons ATGCTTTTGATACACTCTTGGAGCTTTAACATGCTACAATTGTGGGGTTTGTCACGACCCCGACATTGGGTCAGCGGGTGGAAGAAACACTCTTACAACATGCTCACGatcatttcaatattttgcgtTTGGGCTTTCACTCTCACGGGTTTCATGCAAATAATCATGTCGCCCAGCTTCGAAGAGGCGGCCGAAAACAGCTTCGTCGCTCTCACCATGTTCGGAGTGTCCTGCAAAATGGCTAATTGGATCCTCAGATCCGACGACATCAGCAGTGTCGTCGATATTCTCAATAACGACGTGTGCCGCCCTCAAGGAAACGAGGAATTGGCCATACAAATGAAATTCGACAAACTTAGCAG gaaCAATACTATGTTTTTCGGCGGCCTGACGGAAGGAGCTGTGATCGCGGTGACGATAGGTTCATTTTTGGAAAACGTTTCACAGCGAACTCTGCCATTTCCGGCATGGTTGCCTTTCGATTATACGAGCAAATGGGGTTTTTGGATTGCGTTTTTGCATCAGATTGTCGCACACGGAATCGGAGCTACTATCGGTGGTATCCACGACGCACTTTTTCATGGTTTGATGATTCAAGTTTGTGCTAAACTGAATATACTCAAATACCGACTTCGCTCAATACCCCAAATGATAGAACATAAGAAATCACGAGAGAGTATCGCGATTAGCGAAAGGGAAGAAATCCGAACGTGTGTGCGACAGCACCAAGAAATACACAA atttgtAAAACGTTCGAACGAAGTCTTCAGTATTGTTATGTTTATACAATTTTCTGTGAGTGCTTTCGTCATATGTATGAGTACGTATATGCTCTCGAAAATGACTATGCACAGCGCTGGATTTACATTTCTTATCGTCTACGTCAGCTGTATGATCGTACAAATATTTCTCTTGTGTTGGTACGGCAACGAGGTCATAACGGAG AGTATGGACGTGAGTAACGCGATCTACGACATGGATTGGAACTCTTTGGGATCGAGCACGAAAAAAGACTTGCGTTTGATGATGACACGAACGAATTATCGGCTTCAGTATACCAGTGGCCACGTTATTGTTCTGTCTCTCGATTCTTACAACAGA TTGATGAAACTGACTTACTCGATGTACAATTTGCTGCAACAAACATCGTCGTAA